The Pongo abelii isolate AG06213 chromosome 11, NHGRI_mPonAbe1-v2.0_pri, whole genome shotgun sequence genome includes a window with the following:
- the MSTN gene encoding growth/differentiation factor 8 has product MQKLQLCVYIYLFMLIVAGPVDLNENSEQKENVEKEGLCNACTWRQNTKSSRIEAIKIQILSKLRLETAPNISKDAIRQLLPKAPPLRELIDQYDVQRDDSSDGSLEDDDYHATTETIITMPTESDFLMQVDGKPKCCFFKFSSKIQYNKVVKAQLWIYLRPVETPTTVFVQILRLIKPMKDGTRYTGIRSLKLDMNPGTGIWQSIDVKTVLQNWLKQPESNLGIEIKALDENGHDLAVTFPGPGEDGLNPFLEVKVTDTPKRSRRDFGLDCDEHSTESRCCRYPLTVDFEAFGWDWIIAPKRYKANYCSGECEFVFLQKYPHTHLVHQANPRGSAGPCCTPTKMSPINMLYFNGKEQIIYGKIPAMVVDRCGCS; this is encoded by the exons atGCAAAAACTGCAACTCTGTGTTTATATTTACCTGTTTATGCTGATTGTTGCTGGTCCAGTGGATCTAAATGAGAACAgtgagcaaaaagaaaatgtggaaaaagaGGGGCTGTGTAATGCATGTACTTGGAGACAAAACACTAAATCTTCAAGAATAGAAGCCATTAAAATACAAATCCTCAGTAAACTTCGTCTGGAAACAGCTCCTAACATCAGCAAAGATGCTATAAGACAACTTTTACCCAAAGCTCCTCCACTCCGGGAACTGATTGATCAGTATGATGTCCAGAGGGATGACAGCAGCGATGGCTCTTTGGAAGATGACGATTATCACGCTACAACGGAAACAATCATTACCATGCCTACAGAGT CTGATTTTCTAATGCAAGTGGATGGAAAACCCAAATGTTGCTTCTTTAAATTTAGCtctaaaatacaatacaataaagtAGTAAAGGCCCAACTATGGATATATTTGAGACCCGTCGAGACTCCTACAACAGTGTTTGTGCAAATCCTGAGACTCATCAAACCTATGAAAGACGGTACAAGGTATACTGGAATCCGATCTCTGAAACTTGACATGAACCCAGGCACTGGTATTTGGCAGAGCATTGATGTGAAGACAGTGTTGCAAAATTGGCTCAAACAACCTGAATCCAACTTAGgcattgaaataaaagctttAGATGAGAATGGTCATGATCTTGCTGTAACCTTCCCAGGACCAGGAGAAGATGGGCTG AATCCCTTTTTAGAGGTCAAGGTAACAGACACACCAAAAAGATCCAGAAGGGATTTTGGTCTTGACTGTGATGAGCACTCAACAGAATCGCGATGCTGTCGTTACCCTCTAACTGTGGATTTTGAAGCTTTTGGATGGGATTGGATTATCGCTCCTAAAAGATATAAGGCCAATTACTGCTCTGGAGAGtgtgaatttgtatttttacaaaaatatcctCATACTCATCTGGTACACCAAGCAAACCCCAGAGGTTCAGCAGGCCCTTGCTGCACTCCCACAAAGATGTCTCCAATTAATATGCTATATTTTAATGGCAAAGAACAAATAATATATGGGAAAATTCCAGCCATGGTAGTAGACCGCTGCGGGTGCTCATGA